From the genome of Pseudomonas migulae:
GACATGCGCTGAGGTTCGGCGGAAATTTTTTCCAGTAGCTCATGCAGGCGATCGTATTGCGAACGCGCGCCGATAAAACCCTTCCAGGCGCCGATCAACTGATCGATCGGCGCAAGGGCCCGGCCTAGCAGGATCGAGCCGGCGATCATCAAACCTGAGGAAATCTCGTGCTGGATGGCCAGATAGGCGCCAAGGCCCAGCACCAGTGACTGGACGATCTGACGGAAAGTCTTGGAAATCGCCGAGATCGCGCCCGCTCGATCACTGGCCGTACTTTGCAAGGACAGCACCTTGTGAACCCGGACACTCCAGCGCTGGCGCAACTGCCCAAGCATGCCCATGGATTCGACAACTTCAGCATTGCGCAGGCTTTTGTTGGTAAAGGTGGTGGCGGCCATATGCTCACGGTTGGCGGCATGCAGCGGACTATTGGTGAGCTTGTCGTTGATGTACGCAAGCCCCACAAGCAGCAGAGCGCTGATCACACCCAACCAGCCATACCAAGGGTGGAAAATGAACATTACCGCCAGGTAGATGGGAATCCATGGTGTATCGAAGAAGGCGAACAGGCCGTTGCCGGTGAGGAACTGACGCAGGTTGCTCAGATCGCTCAGCGGCTGTGCCGAAGCGTTCATGCCTCCGGTGTTGAGTGCCTGCTTGAAACTGGCATCAAACAGGCGCTGGCCCAGCAGTGTTTCAAGGCGTGTGCTGATGCGCACCATGATCCGTGAGCGCACCCATTCCAGCCCGCCGAGCGTGATCATCAACAACAGCATGATCAGGGTCAGCATCAGCAAGGTCGACAAGCTGCCGCTGCCTACCGCGCGGTCATAGACCTGAAGCATGTAGAAGGAGGGAACCAGCATCAGCAGATTGACGAAGAAGCTGAAGAAACCAACGGAAAGAAAGCTGCCTTTGCAAACCGCTAGGGCATTTTCCAGTTCGGTCCTGGGAGGGGCTGACATAGTCCATTACCTGAGACCCGCGTAGCGAGCCGGAAAAATTCGTTATCCGCGAAGGGCAGACGGGCCTTCGTGGTGGGAAAAATGTGTACCTTTCACTGCTTTCAGGGCATGCACCGAGTCGCTGTAAAGATCCAAAACCATGTTGTCTGCGTTCACGCTTGAATCGGTGGCGATGTCGATCATTTTGTTATCGGCATCGGTGACGCAATCTTCAGCTTCAGAGCTCAAAACATTACTGCCAGTTGTATGACCACTCTTTATGGTCGCCATTTTTTGCTTTTTTAATAGAGGACGCATGAACCGTGGAGAGTTAAAACAACATTTCAATGCACAGTCAGGCATTAAGGAAATACTGAAAACAAGGTTTCTGGTGTTATACAACGCTATTTTTATCGAGTGGTTTTATTGTCAAAACAATAATTCCAACAAGAAAAAAAATTTACCGATGCTGGCAGCCTGGCATCCCGCGCGGCGAGCATATCTGCTTGTCGAGAAAAAAAATACCTGCCCGGTGAAAAGCGTGCAGCCATAGTAAAATGGCTAATTGCCATTAGCTTGCCGCCTTGCTATAACGTTGTAATTTTAGCAGTCGATATAAACTGTCATTCGCGCTCGCGCGAACATGACAGTGGTCATCCCCCTCCAACAACGCCACGGCCAAAAACGCCGCATCTCGCTATGAAAAGGAAAGGATTATGAGCACTCCGACCCAAGTCCCGGGAAATCAAACGGATTATAGCTTCAGTGATGACGGTGAAAACATAGTAGTAACGGACAACGAAGGAACTGTTATCCATAGTGTCGACGGCGACAACGGTGAGCGGGTTCTGGAATTTACCGATGGCAGCACGCTGACGGCTACGCGTGAAATCGAAACAAAAACGGCTGGCAACGGTGCCGAAAGCCCAAATGTGATAGCGCTCAGCGACGGTGGATATGTCATTTCCTGGGCATTGAGCAACGTCGACTTTGAAGGCATCGTGGTCAAGCGTTACTCTGCCAATGGCGAGATGTTGCAACGCACTAATATTTCAACACCAGACGCGGATGATCCTTCTGTCACTGCGTTGGCCAATGGTCAGTTCATTGTGTCCTGGACTTCGGAAAACGACGCCACTCACGTCTCTACCGTGTACACCCAGTCGTTCGGCACTAATGGCGTCGCCAGTGGCAGCGCTGTGAAAGTTGCGAGCGCCGCTTTCGAACTGGAGGACGCACAAGTCACGGTACTGGCCGACAACAAGTACATCGTGACCTGGGGTGAAACCCATGAACATGCATCGGGTGACGAACGGCTCGACCTTTCCGATATCAAGGCCGTCGTTTACACCAACGGCAAGCCGGGCGCGGTGCAAACCCTGACCAAGGGCAACGAAGCCCTGGGCGAAGCCGACGATATCACCGTGCTGCCGACGGGCGATGGCGGGTACTGGCTGACCTATACCACCCAGCATTTTTCTGCGGATAACGGGACATTCGACTCCAAGTTCCAGATCAGCCAGATTGACGCCAACGGCAAGGTCGTCGCGAATTCGACTCAGACTCTGGACAGTCTGGTCAGCAACTTCGGATACGCCTCCTACTTCGACATCACTCCCGTCACCGACGGTTATGTACTCAGCCGTGTTGACCAAGGCACGGGCGGTATGGATCGGGTGATCATCACCCAGCTCTACGACAAGAATTTCTCCCCTGTGGGAGACCCGGTTGAAGTCGGCAGCAACCTCTCGATCAACGGCGCGGCAATCACTTCGCTGCCGGACGGTGGTTATGTCCTGGCCTGGAACGAATTCGCCCAGGGTAGCGCCGGTGTTTACATTCAGCGCTTCGGTGCCGACGGCACCAAGACCGATCTCTCGCCGGTGCTGGTGGCCACCGCCGATACTGACGAACAATTGATGGACACCCCGGTCGTCACAGTGCGTACCTCAGGTACCGTCGTGGTCAGTTGGGAAAGCGTCAAAAGCGGAAGCGGTTTTGAAGTCCACGTGCAAAAGGTCACGGCCGATAACCTGCTGGTGGGCTCCAGCACCACGGTGATCAGCGGAGACGCACACGACAATACCTTGAACTGGAGTGGCACCGACGACGTCACCCTCGACGGTGGCGACGGTGTAGATACTGCAGGTTTGTCGGGCCAGTCCGGCTACAGTTTTACTCAGGACAGCCAAGGCAATGTAGTGGTGCATGGCAACCAGGACACAACACTGGTCGGCATTGAAAAAGTAGTCTTCGGCGACGGCACGACCATCGGCGTCAACGATGGGAAGTTCGACAACGAAGCCGGGAGTGTGGTCTCCATGGAACCGGCATCCACGCTGTTGAGCGATGGCAGCTATGCGGTGGTTTGGGAGGAAGCCGGGCAGCTTCATCTGCAGCAGTTTGGCCAGAACCATGAGCTGCTCAACGACCGTTTACTGGAAGGCATCAGTGGCCGTAATCCGGTGATCGCTGCGACCAACGACGGCGGTTACGTGATCGGTTGGACGACTGTCGGTAACAAGCTCGAGGTCCAGGCGTTCAACGCTGATGGTGCCGCCACCGGTTCCCTGATCAGCCTGTCGCCGCAAGACAGCGACGAACCCAATGTTCACTTCGAGGACATCGCGGTTACCGTTCTGACCAATGGCAACTATGTGGTGACCTGGGCAGAGGAGATGAATGGCTCCAGCGGCTCAAGCTCTTCGCCGTTTTACGCCTCCGAACTGTACATGCAGATGTTCAA
Proteins encoded in this window:
- a CDS encoding type I secretion system permease/ATPase: MSAPPRTELENALAVCKGSFLSVGFFSFFVNLLMLVPSFYMLQVYDRAVGSGSLSTLLMLTLIMLLLMITLGGLEWVRSRIMVRISTRLETLLGQRLFDASFKQALNTGGMNASAQPLSDLSNLRQFLTGNGLFAFFDTPWIPIYLAVMFIFHPWYGWLGVISALLLVGLAYINDKLTNSPLHAANREHMAATTFTNKSLRNAEVVESMGMLGQLRQRWSVRVHKVLSLQSTASDRAGAISAISKTFRQIVQSLVLGLGAYLAIQHEISSGLMIAGSILLGRALAPIDQLIGAWKGFIGARSQYDRLHELLEKISAEPQRMSLPAPQGAVSVQNLSVAPPESRKAIIRGLTFDVAAGESVGIIGPSGSGKSTLARALLGIWPPIAGSVRLDGADITQWRRDELGPHIGYLPQDIELFEGTISENISRFASLDAQAVVAAARMAGVHELVLQLPEGYDTVIGANGGGLSGGQRQRIGLARALYRQPRLVVLDEPNSNLDDIGEKMLAQALHKLKQSGATVFVITHRPNVLAHVDKLLVLNNGDLAMYGPLKQVWAKLQNTQQAAANAEPTSAQQ